A single region of the Streptomyces virginiae genome encodes:
- the gcvH gene encoding glycine cleavage system protein GcvH, whose product MSNPQQLRFSKEHEWLSAAEDGVATVGITEFAANALGDVVYAQLPEVGDTVTAGETCGELESTKSVSDLYSPVTGEVVEFNQDVVDDPALVNTAPFEGGWLFKVRVSAEPDDLLSADEYAALTHSDN is encoded by the coding sequence ATGAGCAACCCCCAGCAGCTGCGTTTCAGCAAGGAGCACGAGTGGCTGTCGGCCGCCGAGGACGGCGTCGCGACGGTCGGCATCACGGAGTTCGCGGCCAACGCGCTCGGTGACGTCGTCTACGCCCAGCTCCCCGAGGTCGGCGACACGGTGACCGCGGGCGAGACCTGTGGCGAGCTGGAGTCGACGAAGTCGGTCAGCGACCTGTACTCCCCCGTCACCGGTGAGGTCGTCGAGTTCAACCAGGACGTCGTGGACGACCCGGCGCTCGTGAACACCGCACCGTTCGAGGGTGGCTGGCTGTTCAAGGTGCGCGTCTCGGCGGAGCCGGACGACCTGCTCTCCGCCGACGAGTACGCCGCGCTCACCCACTCCGACAACTGA
- a CDS encoding dihydrofolate reductase family protein, which yields MEQLLRVQNFTVSRDGFGAGEGQSLERPFGHADPGEMFAWAGATASWPNRTDPGGSRGLDDYFTRDFAHDIGAEIMGRNKFGPQRGPWADHDWRGWWGEEPPFHTPVFVMTHHTRPSFTLSDTTFHFVDADPATALDRAREAAQGKDVRLGGGATTIREFLDADLVDTLHVAVSPVELGSGVRLWESPEELLDRFHLDVVPSTSGVTHHLFWRR from the coding sequence GTGGAGCAACTGCTGAGGGTCCAGAACTTCACCGTCTCGCGCGACGGATTCGGAGCCGGTGAGGGCCAGAGCCTGGAGCGGCCGTTCGGCCACGCCGATCCCGGCGAGATGTTCGCCTGGGCCGGAGCCACCGCGAGCTGGCCCAACCGGACCGACCCGGGAGGGAGCCGGGGTCTCGACGACTACTTCACCCGGGACTTCGCGCACGACATCGGCGCCGAGATCATGGGCCGCAACAAGTTCGGACCCCAGCGAGGGCCCTGGGCCGATCACGACTGGCGCGGCTGGTGGGGCGAGGAGCCCCCGTTCCACACGCCCGTGTTCGTCATGACCCACCACACGCGTCCCTCGTTCACGCTCTCCGACACCACCTTCCACTTCGTCGACGCCGACCCGGCCACGGCCTTGGACCGGGCGCGGGAGGCGGCGCAGGGCAAGGACGTCCGGCTCGGCGGCGGGGCCACCACCATCCGGGAGTTCCTCGACGCCGATCTCGTCGACACCCTGCACGTGGCGGTCTCGCCGGTGGAGCTCGGATCCGGCGTCAGGCTCTGGGAGTCCCCCGAGGAGCTGCTCGACCGGTTCCATCTCGACGTCGTGCCCAGCACGAGCGGCGTCACGCACCACCTGTTCTGGCGCAGGTGA
- a CDS encoding flavodoxin family protein, translating into MAAEHDYSDLTALYVNCTLKRSPETSNTEGLIDRSRRVMEGAGARTSLIRAVDHDIATGVWPDMTEHGWESDQWPVLYSRIMDADILVLCGPIWLGDNSSVMKRVIERLYACSSLLNERGQYAYYGRVGGALITGNEDGVKHCAMNILYSLQHLGYAIPPQADAGWIGEAGPGPSYLDPGSGGPENDFTNRNTAFMSWNLMHLAALLKRSGGIPPLGNQRSQWDAGCRFDFPNPEHR; encoded by the coding sequence GTGGCTGCCGAACACGACTACTCGGACCTGACCGCCCTCTACGTGAACTGCACGCTCAAACGCTCACCCGAGACCAGCAACACCGAGGGCCTGATCGACAGGAGCCGCCGGGTCATGGAAGGGGCCGGCGCCCGGACCTCCCTCATCCGCGCCGTCGACCACGACATCGCGACCGGGGTCTGGCCCGACATGACCGAGCACGGCTGGGAGAGCGACCAGTGGCCGGTCCTCTACAGCCGGATCATGGACGCCGACATCCTCGTCCTGTGCGGCCCCATCTGGCTCGGCGACAACAGCTCCGTGATGAAGCGGGTCATCGAGCGGCTCTACGCCTGCTCCTCGCTGCTGAACGAGCGCGGCCAGTACGCCTACTACGGGCGGGTCGGCGGCGCGCTGATCACCGGCAACGAGGACGGCGTCAAGCACTGCGCCATGAACATCCTCTACAGCCTCCAGCACCTCGGCTACGCGATCCCGCCGCAGGCCGACGCGGGCTGGATCGGCGAGGCCGGCCCCGGCCCCTCCTACCTGGACCCCGGCTCCGGCGGCCCCGAGAACGACTTCACCAACCGCAACACCGCCTTCATGTCCTGGAACCTCATGCACCTGGCCGCCCTGCTCAAACGCTCGGGCGGCATCCCGCCGCTCGGCAACCAGCGCTCCCAGTGGGACGCCGGCTGCCGCTTCGACTTCCCCAACCCCGAGCACCGCTGA
- the glyA gene encoding serine hydroxymethyltransferase, translated as MSVLNTPLHELDPDVAAAVDAELVRQQSTLEMIASENFAPVAVMEAQGSVLTNKYAEGYPGRRYYGGCEHVDVVEQIAIDRIKALFGAEAANVQPHSGAQANAAAMFALLKPGDTIMGLNLAHGGHLTHGMKINFSGKLYNVVPYHVDETGEVDMAEVERLAKESKPQLIVAGWSAYPRQLDFAAFRRIADEVGAYLMVDMAHFAGLVAAGLHPNPVPHAHVVTTTTHKTLGGPRGGVILSTQELAKKINSAVFPGQQGGPLEHVIAAKAVSFKVAASPEFKERQERTLEGAKILAARLVQDDVKAVGVDVLTGGTDVHLVLVDLRNSELDGQQAEDRLHEVGITVNRNAIPNDPRPPMVTSGLRIGTPALATRGFDAEAFTEVAEIIAQALKPAYDSEALKARVSALAAKFPLYPTL; from the coding sequence ATGTCTGTTCTCAACACCCCTCTGCACGAGCTCGACCCGGACGTCGCCGCCGCCGTCGACGCCGAGCTCGTGCGCCAGCAGTCGACCCTGGAAATGATCGCGTCGGAGAACTTCGCTCCGGTCGCCGTCATGGAGGCCCAGGGCTCGGTCCTGACCAACAAGTACGCCGAGGGCTACCCGGGCCGCCGCTACTACGGTGGCTGCGAGCACGTCGACGTCGTCGAGCAGATCGCGATCGACCGCATCAAGGCGCTGTTCGGCGCCGAGGCCGCGAACGTCCAGCCGCACTCCGGTGCGCAGGCCAACGCGGCCGCGATGTTCGCGCTGCTGAAGCCGGGCGACACGATCATGGGCCTGAACCTGGCCCACGGCGGTCACCTGACCCACGGCATGAAGATCAACTTCTCCGGCAAGCTCTACAACGTGGTCCCGTACCACGTCGACGAGACCGGTGAGGTCGACATGGCCGAGGTCGAGCGCCTCGCCAAGGAGTCCAAGCCGCAGCTGATCGTCGCCGGCTGGTCCGCCTACCCGCGCCAGCTGGACTTCGCCGCCTTCCGCCGCATCGCGGACGAGGTCGGCGCGTACCTGATGGTCGACATGGCGCACTTCGCCGGCCTGGTCGCCGCGGGGCTGCACCCGAACCCGGTGCCGCACGCCCACGTCGTCACCACCACCACGCACAAGACCCTCGGCGGTCCGCGCGGCGGTGTGATCCTGTCGACGCAGGAGCTGGCCAAGAAGATCAACTCCGCGGTCTTCCCGGGCCAGCAGGGCGGCCCGCTGGAGCACGTGATCGCGGCCAAGGCCGTCTCCTTCAAGGTCGCGGCCTCGCCCGAGTTCAAGGAGCGCCAGGAGCGCACCCTGGAGGGTGCGAAGATCCTCGCCGCCCGCCTGGTCCAGGACGACGTCAAGGCCGTGGGCGTGGACGTCCTCACCGGTGGCACCGACGTGCACCTGGTCCTGGTCGACCTGCGCAACTCGGAGCTGGACGGCCAGCAGGCCGAGGACCGCCTCCACGAGGTGGGCATCACGGTCAACCGCAACGCCATCCCGAACGACCCGCGGCCGCCGATGGTCACCTCGGGTCTGCGGATCGGTACGCCGGCGCTGGCCACCCGCGGTTTCGACGCCGAGGCCTTCACCGAGGTCGCCGAGATCATCGCCCAGGCGCTGAAGCCCGCGTACGACAGCGAGGCCCTGAAGGCTCGCGTCTCCGCGCTCGCCGCGAAGTTCCCGCTGTACCCGACGCTCTAA
- a CDS encoding AMIN-like domain-containing (lipo)protein translates to MIHTRLRQSVALATGALLAACLAFAAPASASTLTTTKAQAQTPLVVNARWAGHPTYDRIVIDLQGSGSAVTVTPVPQLVYDGSGKPVPLPGKYFLEIRLHPAAAHNDAGQNVYQGPKLQKINLSKLKGIALTGDYEGYVTFGAAFDTLPYYRAFPLHSPERFVVDIAH, encoded by the coding sequence ATGATCCACACCCGTCTCCGGCAGTCCGTGGCCCTGGCGACCGGCGCCCTGCTCGCCGCCTGCCTCGCCTTCGCCGCACCTGCCTCGGCCTCCACCCTCACCACCACCAAGGCCCAGGCCCAGACCCCGCTCGTCGTCAACGCCCGCTGGGCCGGGCACCCCACGTACGACCGCATCGTCATCGACCTCCAGGGCTCCGGCTCCGCGGTCACGGTCACTCCCGTCCCGCAGCTGGTGTACGACGGGTCCGGGAAGCCCGTACCGCTGCCCGGGAAGTACTTCCTGGAGATCCGCCTCCACCCCGCCGCCGCGCACAACGACGCGGGGCAGAACGTCTACCAGGGCCCGAAGCTGCAGAAGATCAACCTCAGCAAGCTCAAGGGCATCGCCCTGACCGGCGACTACGAGGGGTACGTGACCTTCGGCGCCGCCTTCGACACCCTGCCGTACTACCGCGCGTTCCCCCTGCACTCGCCGGAGCGGTTCGTCGTGGACATCGCGCACTGA
- the gcvT gene encoding glycine cleavage system aminomethyltransferase GcvT, with amino-acid sequence MSTAPRLTALDALHRSLGATMTDFAGWDMPLRYASERDEHNAVRTKAGLFDLSHMGEITLTGPEAVKALDYALVGNISTVGVGRARYTHICQEDGGIVDDLIVYRLGETEYMVVANASNAQVVLDALTERAAGFDTEVRDDRDAYALIAVQGPESPGILASLTDADLDGLKYYAGLPGTVAGVPALIARTGYTGEDGFELFVAPEHAVELWQALTKAGEGVGLVPAGLSCRDTLRLEAGMPLYGHELTTSLTPFDAGLGRVVKFEKEGDFVGRAALEAAAERAATNPPRKLVGLIAEGRRVPRAGFPVVADGQVIGEVTSGAPSPTLGKPLAMAYVDAAHAAPGTSGVGVDIRGTHEPYEVVALPFYKRQK; translated from the coding sequence ATGAGCACTGCCCCCCGCCTGACCGCCCTCGATGCGCTGCACCGCTCGCTCGGTGCGACCATGACCGATTTCGCGGGCTGGGACATGCCGCTGCGGTACGCCAGCGAGCGCGACGAGCACAACGCCGTACGGACCAAGGCCGGTCTCTTCGACCTCTCCCACATGGGCGAGATCACGCTGACCGGCCCGGAGGCCGTGAAGGCCCTGGACTACGCGCTGGTCGGCAACATCTCCACCGTCGGCGTGGGCCGCGCCCGCTACACGCACATCTGTCAGGAGGACGGCGGGATCGTCGACGACCTGATCGTCTACCGCCTCGGCGAGACGGAGTACATGGTCGTCGCCAACGCCTCCAACGCCCAGGTCGTCCTGGACGCCCTGACCGAGCGCGCCGCCGGCTTCGACACCGAGGTCCGTGACGACCGTGACGCGTACGCGCTGATCGCGGTGCAGGGCCCCGAGTCCCCCGGCATCCTGGCGTCCCTGACCGACGCCGACCTGGACGGCCTGAAGTACTACGCCGGCCTGCCGGGCACCGTCGCGGGCGTGCCCGCGCTGATCGCGCGTACGGGCTACACGGGCGAGGACGGCTTCGAGCTGTTCGTCGCCCCCGAGCACGCCGTGGAGCTGTGGCAGGCGCTGACCAAGGCGGGCGAGGGCGTCGGCCTGGTCCCGGCCGGCCTGTCCTGCCGCGACACCCTGCGCCTGGAAGCGGGCATGCCGCTGTACGGGCACGAGCTGACCACCTCCCTCACCCCGTTCGACGCGGGCCTGGGTCGGGTCGTGAAGTTCGAGAAGGAGGGGGACTTCGTCGGCCGCGCCGCGCTGGAGGCCGCCGCCGAGCGCGCCGCCACCAACCCCCCGCGCAAGCTGGTCGGCCTGATCGCCGAGGGCCGCCGCGTCCCGCGCGCCGGTTTCCCGGTCGTCGCCGACGGTCAGGTCATCGGCGAGGTCACCTCCGGCGCCCCGTCCCCGACGCTGGGCAAGCCGCTCGCGATGGCGTACGTGGACGCGGCGCACGCCGCGCCCGGCACGTCCGGCGTCGGCGTCGACATTCGCGGTACGCATGAGCCGTACGAGGTCGTGGCGCTGCCGTTCTACAAGCGGCAGAAGTAA
- a CDS encoding PadR family transcriptional regulator, translating to MSLPHAILTALLEKPSSGLELTRRFDKSIGYFWSATHQQIYRELGRLEESGLIRELPSEVPVRGQKKEYEVLPAGGAELARWVAESQDPKPMRDPLLLRIRAAGVVGPQGLGPELRRHLELHRRQLAQYEAIEEKDFPPGRDAVEDRLRRLVLHGGIALETFWLHWLQEALGEVEDMSGPQA from the coding sequence ATGTCGCTGCCGCACGCCATCCTCACCGCCCTGCTCGAGAAGCCCTCGTCCGGGCTGGAGCTGACCCGGCGGTTCGACAAGTCGATCGGGTACTTCTGGTCGGCGACGCACCAGCAGATCTACCGCGAGCTGGGGCGCCTGGAGGAGTCCGGGCTGATCCGGGAGCTGCCGAGCGAAGTGCCCGTGCGCGGGCAGAAGAAGGAGTACGAGGTGCTGCCCGCCGGCGGCGCGGAGCTGGCCCGGTGGGTGGCGGAGAGCCAGGACCCCAAACCGATGCGCGACCCGCTGCTGCTGCGGATCCGCGCGGCGGGTGTCGTGGGGCCGCAGGGGCTCGGGCCCGAGCTGCGGCGCCATCTGGAGCTGCACCGGCGCCAGCTCGCCCAGTACGAGGCCATCGAGGAGAAGGACTTCCCGCCGGGGCGGGACGCCGTGGAGGACCGGCTGCGTCGGCTCGTGCTGCACGGCGGGATCGCCCTGGAGACGTTCTGGCTGCACTGGCTCCAGGAGGCCCTGGGCGAGGTCGAGGACATGTCCGGGCCGCAGGCCTGA
- a CDS encoding L-serine ammonia-lyase, with product MAISVFDLFSIGIGPSSSHTVGPMRAARMFVTRLKKDGVLAQTTSVRAELFGSLGATGHGHGTPKAVLLGLEGHSPRTVNVETADAEVERIRKSGRLRLLGAEIGDVHEIAFDEPNQLILHRRRSLPYHANGMTLFAYDSAGTPLLEKTYYSVGGGFVVDEDAVGEDRIKLDDTVLKYPFRSGDEMLRLANETGLSISSLMLENEKAWRTEDEIREGLLEIWRVMQSCVSRGMSREGILPGGLRVKRRAAATARQLRTEGDPMLHRSEWATIYAMAVNEENAAGGRVVTAPTNGAAGVLPAVLHYYMNFVPGADEDGVVRFLLAAGAIGMLFKENASISGAEVGCQGEVGSACSMAAGALAEVLGGTPEQVENAAEIGMEHNLGLTCDPVGGLVQIPCIERNGMAAVKAVTAARMAMRGDGSHKVSLDKVIKTMKETGADMKVKYKETARGGLAVNVIEC from the coding sequence GTGGCCATCTCCGTCTTCGATCTCTTCTCCATCGGTATCGGTCCCTCCTCCTCCCACACGGTCGGTCCGATGCGGGCCGCGCGCATGTTCGTGACGCGGCTGAAGAAGGACGGCGTGCTGGCCCAGACCACCTCCGTCCGCGCCGAGCTCTTCGGCTCCCTCGGCGCGACCGGCCACGGTCACGGCACCCCCAAGGCCGTGCTGCTCGGTCTGGAGGGCCACTCCCCCCGCACGGTGAACGTCGAGACCGCCGACGCCGAGGTCGAGCGCATCCGCAAGAGCGGCCGGCTGCGGCTGCTGGGCGCGGAGATAGGCGATGTCCACGAGATCGCCTTCGACGAGCCGAACCAGCTGATCCTGCACCGCCGCCGCTCCCTGCCGTACCACGCGAACGGCATGACGCTCTTCGCCTACGACAGCGCCGGCACCCCGCTGCTGGAGAAGACCTACTACTCGGTCGGCGGCGGTTTCGTCGTGGACGAGGACGCGGTCGGCGAGGACCGGATCAAGCTCGACGACACGGTGCTGAAGTACCCCTTCCGCTCCGGCGACGAGATGCTGCGCCTCGCGAACGAGACCGGCCTGTCCATCTCCTCCCTGATGCTGGAGAACGAGAAGGCCTGGCGCACCGAGGACGAGATCCGCGAGGGCCTGCTGGAGATCTGGCGCGTCATGCAGTCCTGCGTCTCGCGCGGCATGTCCCGCGAGGGCATCCTCCCCGGCGGCCTGCGGGTCAAGCGCCGGGCCGCCGCCACGGCGCGCCAGCTGCGCACCGAGGGTGACCCGATGCTGCACCGCAGCGAGTGGGCGACGATCTACGCGATGGCGGTCAACGAGGAGAACGCGGCCGGCGGCCGGGTGGTGACCGCGCCGACCAACGGTGCCGCGGGCGTCCTGCCCGCCGTCCTGCACTACTACATGAACTTCGTGCCGGGCGCGGACGAGGACGGCGTGGTCCGCTTCCTCCTCGCCGCGGGCGCGATCGGCATGCTGTTCAAGGAGAACGCCTCGATCTCCGGCGCCGAGGTCGGCTGCCAGGGCGAGGTGGGCTCCGCCTGCTCGATGGCGGCCGGCGCCCTCGCCGAGGTCCTGGGCGGCACCCCGGAGCAGGTCGAGAACGCGGCCGAGATCGGCATGGAGCACAACCTCGGCCTGACCTGCGACCCGGTCGGCGGCCTCGTGCAGATCCCCTGCATCGAGCGCAACGGCATGGCGGCGGTCAAGGCCGTCACCGCGGCGCGGATGGCGATGCGCGGCGACGGCAGCCACAAGGTGTCCCTCGACAAGGTCATCAAGACCATGAAGGAGACCGGCGCCGACATGAAGGTGAAGTACAAGGAGACCGCCCGCGGCGGCCTCGCGGTCAACGTCATCGAGTGCTGA
- a CDS encoding EF-hand domain-containing protein, translating into MADIESARTTFGKFDVNGDGFVTADEFKAAMAAMGDPFVTGPVADAVIAAKDSNGDGLLSFDEFWASLNK; encoded by the coding sequence GTGGCGGACATCGAGAGCGCACGGACGACGTTCGGCAAGTTCGACGTGAACGGTGACGGCTTCGTCACGGCCGACGAGTTCAAGGCGGCCATGGCGGCCATGGGCGACCCGTTCGTCACCGGCCCCGTCGCGGACGCCGTGATCGCCGCCAAGGACAGCAACGGTGACGGCCTGCTGAGCTTCGACGAGTTCTGGGCCTCCCTGAACAAGTAG
- a CDS encoding AAA family ATPase, translating into MTTTGTVEAVPTQRGVRGRGRAAETGLGRVRDLRGPAAPAAHRLGFAAGDIVVVSGLPGGGKSTLIKRAAAEGGAVDSQDTRERWERRMPAALPYAVYRPLVRAAHYWGLWRILRSGASVVVHDCGTQTWVRGLLAAAARRRGRALHLLLLDSSPEEALSGQVARGRRVSAYAFARHRGAVTRLLREAEAGRPPAGCASVTLLDRRSAATVTRIAFTA; encoded by the coding sequence GTGACGACGACGGGAACCGTGGAGGCGGTGCCGACGCAGCGCGGCGTGCGCGGGCGCGGGCGGGCGGCCGAGACCGGCCTCGGCCGCGTGCGTGACCTGCGCGGACCGGCCGCGCCCGCCGCGCACCGGCTCGGCTTCGCGGCCGGTGACATCGTCGTGGTGTCCGGTCTGCCCGGCGGCGGCAAGAGCACGCTGATCAAGCGGGCGGCCGCCGAGGGCGGGGCGGTGGACTCCCAGGACACCCGCGAGCGCTGGGAGCGCCGCATGCCCGCGGCGCTGCCGTACGCGGTGTACCGGCCGCTGGTGCGCGCCGCGCACTACTGGGGGCTCTGGCGGATCCTGCGTTCCGGGGCCTCCGTGGTGGTCCACGACTGCGGCACGCAGACCTGGGTACGCGGCCTGCTGGCGGCCGCCGCGCGCCGCCGGGGCCGGGCGCTGCACCTGCTCCTGCTGGACAGCAGCCCCGAGGAGGCCCTCTCCGGCCAGGTCGCGCGCGGCCGCCGGGTCTCCGCCTACGCCTTCGCCCGCCACCGCGGCGCGGTGACCCGGCTGCTCCGCGAGGCCGAGGCGGGCCGCCCGCCCGCCGGCTGCGCCTCGGTGACCCTCCTGGACCGCCGCTCGGCCGCGACCGTGACCCGCATCGCCTTCACCGCCTGA
- a CDS encoding TetR/AcrR family transcriptional regulator has translation MAVEGSADDGSSQPGLTRQALAQAALRVLEREGINGLSMRKVATELGVKAASLYWHVRNKEELLDLLTDELMADAEAPPREGDWREQLREYCVRYRRHLLGKRDAAKVVAGRLAPGPHLLRLMEDQLGRLREAGFSDADAAMISYLLGAFVQGFVLQEQGPVSASEAMGASRREAATAAGEQLRRLPQDSFPSLVALADDLTDPSMEDRFSFGLERLLDGLSTLLEQGTR, from the coding sequence ATGGCCGTAGAGGGCAGTGCTGATGACGGGTCGTCGCAGCCGGGACTGACCCGCCAGGCGCTCGCTCAGGCTGCGTTGCGGGTGCTGGAGCGCGAGGGCATCAACGGCCTGTCGATGCGCAAGGTCGCCACCGAGCTGGGGGTGAAGGCCGCCTCGCTGTACTGGCACGTGCGCAACAAGGAGGAGCTGCTCGACCTGCTCACCGACGAACTCATGGCCGACGCCGAGGCACCGCCCCGGGAGGGCGACTGGCGCGAGCAGCTGCGCGAGTACTGCGTGCGCTACCGCCGGCATCTGCTCGGCAAGCGCGATGCCGCCAAGGTCGTCGCCGGCCGGCTCGCCCCGGGACCCCATTTGCTGCGCCTGATGGAGGACCAGCTCGGCCGCCTGCGGGAGGCCGGTTTCTCCGACGCCGACGCGGCCATGATCAGCTACCTGCTCGGCGCGTTCGTCCAGGGCTTCGTGCTTCAGGAGCAGGGGCCCGTCTCCGCGTCGGAGGCCATGGGGGCCAGCCGTCGCGAGGCCGCCACCGCCGCGGGGGAGCAGCTGCGCCGACTGCCGCAGGACTCCTTCCCCAGCCTGGTCGCACTCGCCGACGACCTGACCGACCCGTCCATGGAGGACCGCTTCTCGTTCGGCCTCGAACGCCTCCTGGACGGTTTGTCCACCCTGCTGGAGCAGGGAACCCGTTGA
- a CDS encoding MFS transporter translates to MMKPPARHKGLVLATLCATMFMAMLDNVIVNNALPRIGQQLHSGVSGLQWVVEGYSLVYAALLLTGGTLGDRYGRRRIFLTGLAVFTAGSAAAALSGSTGTLIAARMLQGLGAALLTPGSLSILRHVFTDEKERAKAVGLWSGVSALGLAVGPVLGGPIVDVFGWAAVFWINVPIGVVGLLLAARVLPEFAARTRKLDLPGQALSALGFGALVYALIEGPARGWTDARVLILAAVAALTLPGFVAVEARSADPMLDLRFFRDRVLTGAAVSGFMISFGMFGAAFFLPLLLQNVMGWSPSDPGLAGLPMTAMIVVAAPLSSALTQRHGPRLPLVTGLALCATALGALSLHGADARYPQYVWVLLTMGLGMGMTFTPVSITVMQRVDPARAGMASATLNTLREIGGVIGVAVLGAVLSSRLTATSTESLHRLGAPAELGRHLPGAAPDSTAALPAAVHDAVNAAFIDALHLALRCGSAALAAAALLVALLLRPPRSAAPSPVAGRPAAQREAARR, encoded by the coding sequence ATGATGAAGCCGCCCGCCCGGCACAAAGGGCTCGTGCTCGCCACACTGTGCGCCACGATGTTCATGGCGATGCTCGACAACGTCATCGTCAACAACGCACTGCCCCGCATCGGGCAGCAACTGCATTCCGGTGTCAGCGGACTTCAGTGGGTGGTGGAGGGCTACAGCCTGGTCTACGCGGCCCTCCTGCTCACCGGCGGCACCCTGGGCGACCGGTACGGTCGCCGGCGGATCTTCCTCACGGGCCTGGCCGTCTTCACGGCGGGCTCGGCGGCGGCGGCACTGTCCGGCTCGACGGGCACCCTCATCGCCGCCCGGATGCTCCAGGGCCTCGGCGCGGCGCTGCTGACGCCGGGCAGCCTGTCCATCCTGCGCCACGTCTTCACGGACGAGAAGGAGCGCGCCAAGGCCGTGGGCCTGTGGTCCGGTGTCTCCGCGCTGGGCCTGGCCGTCGGCCCCGTACTGGGCGGGCCGATCGTGGACGTCTTCGGATGGGCGGCCGTCTTCTGGATCAACGTCCCCATCGGGGTGGTGGGGCTGCTGCTCGCGGCCCGGGTGCTGCCCGAGTTCGCGGCCCGCACGAGGAAGCTCGACCTGCCGGGTCAGGCACTCTCCGCCCTGGGGTTCGGCGCGCTGGTGTACGCCCTCATCGAGGGGCCCGCCCGCGGCTGGACCGATGCCCGGGTGCTCATCCTCGCCGCCGTCGCGGCGCTGACCCTGCCCGGCTTCGTCGCGGTCGAGGCCCGCAGCGCGGACCCCATGCTCGACCTGCGCTTCTTCCGGGACCGGGTGCTCACCGGCGCCGCGGTGAGCGGCTTCATGATCAGCTTCGGCATGTTCGGAGCCGCGTTCTTCCTTCCCCTGCTCCTGCAGAACGTCATGGGCTGGTCCCCGTCGGACCCGGGCCTGGCGGGCCTGCCGATGACCGCGATGATCGTCGTCGCCGCGCCGCTGTCGAGCGCGCTCACCCAACGCCATGGCCCCCGCCTCCCGCTGGTCACCGGCCTGGCCCTGTGCGCCACGGCGCTCGGCGCCCTCTCGCTCCACGGCGCGGACGCCCGTTACCCGCAGTACGTCTGGGTACTGCTCACCATGGGCCTCGGCATGGGGATGACGTTCACCCCCGTGTCCATCACGGTCATGCAGCGCGTCGACCCGGCGCGGGCCGGCATGGCATCCGCGACCCTCAACACCCTGCGCGAGATCGGCGGTGTCATCGGCGTCGCCGTCCTGGGCGCCGTCCTCAGCAGCCGACTCACCGCCACCTCGACCGAGTCCCTCCACCGGCTCGGCGCTCCTGCCGAACTCGGCCGACACCTCCCCGGCGCGGCCCCGGACAGCACCGCCGCCTTGCCCGCCGCCGTCCACGACGCGGTGAACGCCGCCTTCATCGACGCCCTGCACCTGGCACTGCGCTGCGGCAGCGCCGCCCTGGCAGCAGCGGCTCTCCTCGTCGCGCTGCTCCTCCGCCCGCCGCGGAGCGCCGCCCCGTCACCCGTCGCCGGAAGACCGGCCGCGCAACGGGAAGCGGCGCGTCGGTAG
- a CDS encoding enhanced serine sensitivity protein SseB encodes MQGSGWPGNELEQVLGAALGQPDAGGRILEVLGRSQVWVPLPGGGGPTAGALDLPTMDIGGAAYVPVYSSEAQFLACVGPGMDFAVAPAVEFARGLPPQLGIALNPEGAVGVPLPPPAVAELCRTGRTPLDGPATGGRVRLYEPDWQEDPVDFLAAATEEFRATGMVAAAHRCLASIEGGAPQLFVGVRLVGWEPETQSAPMEALQRALTRVPPPWPVQLILLDAAQDPVTDWIRERVRPFYLP; translated from the coding sequence ATGCAGGGCAGCGGCTGGCCGGGGAATGAGCTGGAGCAGGTGCTCGGGGCGGCGCTCGGGCAGCCTGACGCCGGGGGGCGGATCCTGGAGGTCCTCGGGCGCAGCCAGGTGTGGGTCCCCCTGCCGGGCGGGGGCGGCCCGACGGCGGGCGCCCTCGACCTGCCCACCATGGACATCGGCGGGGCGGCGTACGTCCCCGTCTACAGCTCCGAGGCCCAGTTCCTCGCCTGCGTCGGCCCCGGCATGGACTTCGCGGTGGCTCCCGCCGTCGAGTTCGCCCGCGGCCTGCCCCCGCAGCTCGGCATCGCCCTCAATCCCGAGGGCGCCGTCGGCGTACCGCTGCCGCCGCCCGCCGTCGCGGAGCTCTGCCGTACCGGCCGGACCCCGCTCGACGGTCCGGCCACCGGCGGCCGGGTCCGGCTCTACGAGCCCGACTGGCAGGAAGACCCGGTGGATTTCCTGGCCGCCGCCACGGAGGAGTTCCGGGCCACCGGGATGGTCGCCGCCGCGCACCGCTGCCTCGCCAGCATCGAGGGCGGGGCGCCCCAGCTGTTCGTCGGTGTCCGCCTGGTGGGATGGGAACCCGAGACGCAGAGCGCGCCGATGGAGGCGCTCCAGCGGGCCCTGACCCGGGTCCCGCCGCCGTGGCCGGTGCAGTTGATCCTGTTGGACGCCGCCCAGGACCCGGTCACGGACTGGATTCGTGAGCGCGTACGCCCCTTCTACCTGCCGTAG